The following are encoded together in the Lathyrus oleraceus cultivar Zhongwan6 chromosome 3, CAAS_Psat_ZW6_1.0, whole genome shotgun sequence genome:
- the LOC127132240 gene encoding probable aldo-keto reductase 1: MATTTQLIPHVTLGTQGFQVSKLGFGCMGLSGTYNDPLPEQDAISIIHYAFSKGITFFDTANAYGVDGSNEILLGKALKQLPREKIQIATKFGIARRDASGMSVKGSPEYVRSCCEASLNRLGVEYIDLYYQHRVDKSVPIEDTVGELKKLVEEGKVKYIGLSEASPDTIRRAHAVHPITAVQIEWSLWTRDIEDEIVPLCREIGIGIVPYSPLGRGFFGGRGVLDNVPAVSNLTSHPRFQAENLEKNKNIYDKIESLGKKHGCTPAQLALVWVLQQGQDVVPIPGTTKIKNLDQNLGALSVKLSEEELREVSAAVPLDDVAGSRYYNGLDHFSWKFANTPSKV; the protein is encoded by the exons ATGGCAACAACAACTCAACTAATTCCTCATGTCACTCTTGGAACCCAAGGCTTTCAG GTTTCAAAATTGGGATTTGGATGTATGGGACTCAGTGGTACTTACAATGATCCTCTTCCTGAACAAGATGCTATTTCCATTATTCACTATGCATTCAGCAAAGGGATCACTTTTTTTGACACTGCTAATGCTTATGGAGTCGATGGTTCTAATGAAATTTTACTTGGAAAG GCTTTAAAGCAACTACCTAGAGAAAAGATACAGATTGCAACAAAATTTGGTATAGCCAGAAGAGATGCTTCTGGTATGAGCGTCAAGGGTTCGCCGGAGTACGTGCGCTCATGTTGCGAAGCTAGCTTGAATCGTCTTGGTGTCGAATACATCGATCTTTATTATCAGCACAGAGTCGATAAATCTGTGCCTATAGAGGATACA GTAGGTGAACTTAAGAAACTGGTGGAAGAGGGAAAAGTGAAGTACATTGGGCTATCTGAAGCAAGCCCGGATACAATAAGGAGAGCACACGCCGTTCATCCCATTACTGCTGTACAAATAGAGTGGTCTCTATGGACTCGCGACATTGAGGACGAGATAGTTCCTCTCTGCAG AGAGATTGGTATTGGAATTGTACCATATAGTCCTCTTGGTCGAGGTTTCTTTGGTGGCAGAGGTGTTCTGGACAATGTGCCTGCCGTTAGCAACTTG ACTTCTCATCCGCGTTTCCAAGCTGAGAACTTGGAGAAGAACAAAAACATCTATGATAAGATTGAAAGTCTTGGGAAGAAACATGGGTGCACTCCTGCTCAGTTAGCATTAGTTTGGGTACTCCAACAAGGCCAGGATGTTGTGCCTATTCCTG GAACAACTAAGATCAAGAATCTGGATCAAAACCTTGGTGCCTTATCAGTGAAACTATCAGAAGAGGAGCTGAGAGAAGTTTCTGCAGCAGTTCCATTGGATGATGTAGCAGGTAGCAGATACTACAATGGATTGGATCACTTTTCTTGGAAGTTTGCCAACACACCTTCAAAAGTTTAA
- the LOC127129465 gene encoding uncharacterized protein LOC127129465, with translation MTATFDIFKRCMSHMFKSSKGSGKPPLTPKKRKVSTANIILVEDDEEDTPPTPLKKKQKKNKATVAPSQTNKQQGVETNILPPLPKEILPQPSGGAALEHIGSNASDPEAQQDKPTTPLISTSNQSDPSSDMIPSPLSTISGAVQNKGSSTGAQNLEADNAHNEQETSSPGEDGKRDSKHVDEKDSAEKEDSEDTPSNSPARVAFPSDDADEDDQDYDEIEGYFQEDEDMNVGEADPEGNQTGTGDASVDTVPNPIKFRPSIT, from the exons ATGACTGCCACGTTTGACATTTTCAAGCGTTGCATGTCTCATATGTTCAAGAGTTCAAAG GGTAGTGGCAAGCCTCCTTTGACGCCCAAGAAAAGAAAAGTCTCCACTGCTAATATAATTcttgttgaagatgatgaagaagataCTCCTCCAACTCCACTTAAGAAAAAGCAGAAAAAGAATAAGGCAACAGTTGCCCCTTCccaaacaaataaacaacaagGTGTCGAAACCAACATTCTCCCTCCTCTTCCAAAGGAAATTCTACCCCAGCCCTCTGGTGGCGCAGCACTGGAGCACATTGGGAGCAATGCTTCTGACCCTGAGGCTCAACAG GACAAACCTACCACTCCCCTCATTTCTACCTCCAATCAGAGTGATCCTTCGAGCGACATGATACCATCTCCTCTTTCGACAATCAGCGGTGCTGTCCAAAACAAAGGATCTTCGACTGGAGCCCAAAATCTCGAAGCAGATAACGCCCATAATGAACAAGAAACCTCTTCTCCTGGTGAAGATGGTAAAAGAGATTCGAAGCACGTTGACGAGAAGGACTCAGCAGAGAAAGAAGACTCTGAGGACACTCCTAGTAATTCTCCTGCAAGAGTTGCGTTCCCTTCAGATGATGCTGATGAGGATGATCAGGATTATGATGAGATTGAGGGGTATTTTCAGGAAGATGAAGACATGAATGTGGGAGAAGCTGATCCTGAAGGAAATCAAACTGGAACTGGTGATGCCAGCGTCGACACGGTCCCAAATCCAATTAAATTTCGACCATCCATCACCTAG
- the LOC127129464 gene encoding uncharacterized protein LOC127129464, with protein sequence MVNRDQDADEVIHRVRRENMMENDLTSMIERIMAQNGLNTGLRRPNYSSPLSEYVLQTELPRGCKIPKFTKFSRDTSESTIEHIARYMTEAGDLANSENLRMKYFPSSLTKNAFTWFRTLPPNSIDAWPHLERLFHEQFYMGQTKISLKELASIKRKFTEPIDDYLNRFCLLKSRCFTIVSKHELVEMAAGGLDYSIRKKLDTQHLRDMAQLADRVRQVERLKSEKARANKNYKKERVAYVEFEDGESEISDDPYGLEEFEVDLAELKEAPPYACKLLTPSNGRNPIETEKNDRFPKKTYRFDATQLMLPNVTRSSIC encoded by the coding sequence ATGGTTAATAGAGACCAGGATGCAGACGAAGTAATTCATAGGGTCAGGCGGGAAAACATGATGGAAAATGACTTAACTAGTATGATAGAGAGAATCATGGCCCAGAATGGTCTGAATACAGGACTTCGACGGCCAAATTATTCCTCTCCTTTATCAGAATATGTCCTACAAACAGAATTACCAAGGGGTTGTAAAatccctaagttcaccaaattctcaaGGGACACTAGTGAATCCACTATAGAACATATAGCCAGATACATGACCGAGGCAGGGGATTTGGCGAACAGTGAGAACCTAAGGATGAAATATTTCCCCAGTTCTTTAACAAAGAACGCCTTCACGTGGTTTAGAACTTTGCCACCAAACTCCATAGATGCTTGGCCTCATTTGGAAAGATTGtttcatgaacaattctacatgggccAAACTAAGATAAGTCTTAAGGAATTAGCCAGTATCAAAAGAAAATTCACCGAACCTATAGATGATTATTTGAATAGGTTCTGTTTGTTGAAATCTAGATGCTTTACAATAGTGTCTAAACacgagttggtcgaaatggccgctggAGGTTTAGACTATTCCATCAGGAAAAAGTTAGATACCCAGCATCTAAGAGATATGGCCCAATTAGCAGACAGGGTTCGACAGGTCGAACGCTTAAAATCTGAAAAGGCCAGAGCAAATAAGAATTATAAGAAAGAGAGGGTTGCTTATGTCGAATTCGAAGACGGAGAGTCTGAAATCTCTGATGACCCTTATGGTCTTGAGGAATTCGAAGTGGATTTGGCTGAATTAAAAGAAGCACCACCTTATGCCTGCAAATTACTTACACCTTCGAATGGCAGGAACCCTATCGAAACTGAAAAGAATGACAGATTTCCTAAAAAGACCTACAGATTTGATGCTACACAATTGATGTTACCAAATGTGACGAGATCTTCGATTTGTTAG